Within Bradymonas sediminis, the genomic segment CCGGCGCCCCCACCGACCAGCTCGACCTCTCCTGGGCCCAGCTCGACTCGCACAACGTCGAGCGCTGATAATGACGCTTTGATGACCTCAAGATTTTGCCCCAAACTACGTGACGGAAACGACTATGAAGCCACTTGTCTCACCCTATATTATGCAGGTTAAACCCTATGTCGCGGGCAAGCCGATCGAGGAGCTTCAGCGCGAGTTGGGCCTGAGCGATATCATCAAATTGGCCAGCAATGAGAACCCGCTTGGGACCAGCGAGAAGGTGCGCGAGGTGGTGCGAAAATCGGCCGAGCGCCTTCATATTTATCCGGACGGCGCGGCCTTTGAGCTCAAGCAGGCGATCTGTGATTTCCACGGCGTTCAGATGAACGAGGTCGCCACCGGGGCGGGCTCCGACGAGCTCTTGATGCTCGCCATCGACACCTTTATCGACGCGGGCGCGTCGCCCAAAGACCAGGGTGTGGTGGCCGAGTATTCCTTCGGCTCCTACCCCATCTCGCTTATCGGCCACGGCGCAGAAGTTGTGACCGCGCCGGGTCTCGACGGCTTTCAGGTCGACGTGGACGCGATGATCGCGGCCTGCGGCGACGCCACGAAATTGCTCTTCTTGGCCAACCCCAATAATCCCACCGGCACCTATGTCTCCGAAGACAAGCTGCGCAAATTGCTCGTCGAAGTGCCCGAGCATGTCGTGGTGGTGATCGATGAGGCTTATCACGACTATATTCAGGCCGATGACTACGCCACGGCCCTGGATTTTCGCGACCTGCGCGAGCGCCTGATCATCACGCGCACCTTCAGTAAATGCTACGGGCTGGCCGGGCTTCGGGTCGGCTATGCGGTGAGCACGCCCGAGATTACCGACGTGATGAACCGCATCCGCAAACCCTTTAATACGAGCCTGGTCGCCCAAGAGGCGGCCATCGCGGCGCTGGCGGACCGCGAATTTGTCGCCGAGTCGGTGCGCGTTAATAATGAGGGTCGCGCGCAATATGAGAAGGGCTTTGCGCAGATGAAGGAGCTCGGCCTTGAGTGGGTGCCGAGCCAGACCAACTTTATGTTGGTGAAGTTGCCCGTCCCGGGGCGCGCGGTCTATGACGCGATGCTCGCCCTCGGCGTGATTTTGCGCCCGATGGATGGCTACGGATTGCCGAATTATTTGAGAATTTCAATTGGAACACAGGCCGAAAATGCGCGCTGCTTGCGCGGGTTGAAAGAGGTCATCCCCACGCTTTGTGCGCAAGGAGTAGATGCATGATTGTAGCCATCGACGGGCCGGCTGGCGCCGGGAAATCGACCATCGCGCGCCGCGTCGCGCGGCGCCTGGACTTCCAACTTATCGACACCGGCGCGATCTATCGCACGGTCGCCTGGCGCGCGGTCGAGGCCGAGATGAACCTCGAAGACGCCCCGGCCATCGCCGAATTGGCGGCGTCGCTTCATTTCGACTTCAAGCGCGACGAGCAGGGCGAGAATCGCCTGATCTGCGACGGTCGGGTGATGGGCAATGAGATTCGCACGCCCGAGATCAGCCTGGCGTCGAGCCAAATCTCGAGCCACCCGGAGCTTCGCCAGGCGCTGCTGCAGATCCAGCGCGACCTGGGCGAGCGTGCGTCCAGCGTGTTGGAGGGGCGAGATATCGGCACGGTGGTCTTTCCCAGGGCCGACGTGAAGATCTTTTTGACCGCGTCCAATGAGATTCGCGCCCAGCGCCGGGTCGACCAGATGCGCGAGCGCGGCGAGGCCGCTGAGCTGGAGCAGGTCCTGGCCGAGATCGTCGAGCGCGACCGCCGCGACTCCGAGCGCGCCGCCGCGCCGCTCAAGCGCGCCGATGACGCCGTCGACATTGACACGTCGACGCTCGATATCGACCAGGTCGTGGCGAAAATACTCGAGGTGGTCACCAATGGCGGGTTTGCAGATCAGCGCTGAGTTGATTACAACCAGCCATTGATTTCTAATTTGCTGAAATATATTTGCCGCTTAAAGGAGCGCTTTTATGAATAAAAAACCCGTACGCAAGGCTGTTATCCCTGTCGCTGGCTTCGGAACGCGCTTACTTCCGGTGACCAAAGCGGTGCCCAAAGAGCTGCTTCCCATCGTCGACCTTCCGGCCATTCAGGTCATCGTCGAGGAGTGCATTCAGTCCGGGATCGAAGAGGTCATCTTCATCACGGGGCGCGGCAAGGGCGGGATCGAGGACCATTTCGACTATAATTACGAGCTTGAGAGCCTGCTGGAGGAGCGCGGAAAGCTCAAAGAGCTTGAGCGTGTGCGCGAGATCAGCGGCATGATTCGCACGATCGCGGTGCGCCAGAAGAAGCCTCTTGGGCTGGGCCACGCCATCTTCTGCGCGCGTGAGTTGGTCGGCGACGAGCATTTTATGGTGCTGCTGCCCGACGATATTATCTCCAGCACGCCCACCTGTACTCGCCAGATGATCGACGTCTTTGAGCGTTACGGACAGGCGGTCGTGAGCCTGATGCGCGTGCCCAAGACACAGACCCATCATTATGGCATCGTCACCGGCGAGGCCTGGTCGCCCGGGCTGCACCGTATTCGCACGTTGGTCGAGAAGCCGGCGCCCGAGATCGCGCCCTCCGACCTGGCGATTATCGGCCGCTATTTGCTGCCGCCAGATATCTTCAAATATCTCGAAGGCGCGCGCCCCGATGAGTCCGGCGAGATTCAGCTCACCGACGCCCTCGCTCGCCTCGCGCGTGAGCGCGCTCTGGTCGGCTTTGAGTTCGAGGGCCTGCGCCACGACGTCGGCGATAAGCTCGGATTCCTGACCGCGAATATCAGCTACGGCCTGCAGCATCCCGAGATCGGTCCGCGCTTTCGTGAGTATATGAAGGAGCGCATCGCTGCTGGAGATTTCGATTGAGTTTGAGCCCGACCGCGACGCGCCTGGCGACTCTATTGCTGGCAGCGCTGCTCCTATGGGCGGCGCCTGCCGGGGCGGCGATGCCTCCCTTAGATGTTGCTCAGGCGCGTCAGGCGTCTCTTCGTGGGGCGCTAAAATCGGGAGCTTCGGTCGATATTTCGGTCACCGTTCTCGGCACGAAACTACAGAGTTTCAGCGCCTCGAGCCTGCGTTTGGGCGCGTCTAAAAAGCTTGAATTAGCGGCATCCGCTTCGGATCCCGAAAAGAAACCATCGACC encodes:
- the hisC gene encoding histidinol-phosphate transaminase is translated as MKPLVSPYIMQVKPYVAGKPIEELQRELGLSDIIKLASNENPLGTSEKVREVVRKSAERLHIYPDGAAFELKQAICDFHGVQMNEVATGAGSDELLMLAIDTFIDAGASPKDQGVVAEYSFGSYPISLIGHGAEVVTAPGLDGFQVDVDAMIAACGDATKLLFLANPNNPTGTYVSEDKLRKLLVEVPEHVVVVIDEAYHDYIQADDYATALDFRDLRERLIITRTFSKCYGLAGLRVGYAVSTPEITDVMNRIRKPFNTSLVAQEAAIAALADREFVAESVRVNNEGRAQYEKGFAQMKELGLEWVPSQTNFMLVKLPVPGRAVYDAMLALGVILRPMDGYGLPNYLRISIGTQAENARCLRGLKEVIPTLCAQGVDA
- the cmk gene encoding (d)CMP kinase; this encodes MIVAIDGPAGAGKSTIARRVARRLDFQLIDTGAIYRTVAWRAVEAEMNLEDAPAIAELAASLHFDFKRDEQGENRLICDGRVMGNEIRTPEISLASSQISSHPELRQALLQIQRDLGERASSVLEGRDIGTVVFPRADVKIFLTASNEIRAQRRVDQMRERGEAAELEQVLAEIVERDRRDSERAAAPLKRADDAVDIDTSTLDIDQVVAKILEVVTNGGFADQR
- the galU gene encoding UTP--glucose-1-phosphate uridylyltransferase GalU, whose protein sequence is MNKKPVRKAVIPVAGFGTRLLPVTKAVPKELLPIVDLPAIQVIVEECIQSGIEEVIFITGRGKGGIEDHFDYNYELESLLEERGKLKELERVREISGMIRTIAVRQKKPLGLGHAIFCARELVGDEHFMVLLPDDIISSTPTCTRQMIDVFERYGQAVVSLMRVPKTQTHHYGIVTGEAWSPGLHRIRTLVEKPAPEIAPSDLAIIGRYLLPPDIFKYLEGARPDESGEIQLTDALARLARERALVGFEFEGLRHDVGDKLGFLTANISYGLQHPEIGPRFREYMKERIAAGDFD